The Gemmatimonadaceae bacterium genome has a window encoding:
- a CDS encoding ornithine cyclodeaminase family protein, which produces MPTLILSAQDIRDLLPIDACMRVMHQTLVSLAEGEAVQPLRSILRSPANNGALGVMPGWLPGLGMMGLKDVSVFSGNRAVGLESHIGVVLLHETTHGRLVAIADASEITAIRTAAVSGVATQALARDDAGDLAILGSGTQAETHLAAMRVARPLRRVRVWSRSADNARTFAARMTARHSLTVEVMPSVRTCVDGADLICTTTAAKEPILDGIWIAPGAHINAVGSSVAFARELDTAAVVVSRLFVDRKESTIHEAGDYLFPLKERAITEAHIVGEVGDVLRGTLTGRTSAADITLFKSLGLAVEDIAATHYVYEQARALGRGVAVEIGGQRTHD; this is translated from the coding sequence ATGCCCACGCTCATCCTCTCCGCCCAGGACATCCGCGACCTCCTCCCCATCGACGCCTGTATGCGCGTCATGCATCAGACCCTCGTGTCGCTCGCCGAGGGCGAGGCGGTGCAGCCGTTGCGCAGTATCCTGCGTTCGCCGGCCAACAATGGGGCGCTCGGCGTCATGCCCGGGTGGCTGCCGGGGCTCGGGATGATGGGGCTCAAGGATGTCAGCGTCTTCAGCGGCAATCGCGCGGTGGGGCTCGAGAGTCACATCGGCGTCGTGCTGCTGCACGAGACCACCCATGGGCGGCTGGTAGCCATTGCCGATGCGAGCGAGATCACGGCGATTCGCACCGCCGCGGTGAGTGGGGTGGCCACGCAGGCGCTCGCCCGTGACGACGCCGGCGATCTCGCCATCCTGGGCTCGGGGACGCAGGCCGAGACGCATCTCGCGGCCATGCGCGTGGCACGCCCGCTGCGGCGGGTCCGGGTGTGGAGCCGCTCCGCCGACAACGCGCGGACCTTCGCGGCCCGCATGACGGCGCGGCACAGTCTCACGGTGGAGGTCATGCCATCGGTGCGCACGTGTGTGGACGGCGCCGATCTCATCTGCACCACCACGGCGGCCAAGGAGCCGATCCTCGACGGCATCTGGATCGCCCCCGGGGCCCACATCAACGCCGTGGGGTCGAGCGTGGCCTTTGCGCGCGAGCTCGATACGGCGGCGGTGGTCGTGTCGCGACTCTTTGTCGATCGCAAGGAGAGTACGATCCACGAAGCCGGTGACTACCTGTTTCCGCTCAAGGAGCGGGCGATCACCGAGGCACACATCGTGGGCGAAGTGGGGGACGTGCTGCGTGGGACGCTCACCGGTCGCACCAGTGCGGCCGACATCACCCTGTTCAAGAGTCTCGGGTTGGCGGTGGAGGATATCGCCGCCACGCACTACGTGTACGAACAGGCCCGGGCGCTCGGCCGCGGCGTGGCGGTGGAGATCGGTGGACAGCGCACGCATGACTGA
- a CDS encoding pyridoxal-phosphate dependent enzyme: MTDHAETLDLAAIEAAAARLRGVAVRTPLVRLPVEDTPAEIWLKLETLQPIGAFKIRGAANAMALASADELARGVYTCSAGNMAQGVAWMARARGVPCTAIVPDHAPQAKIDAITRLGGTVIRVPFAEWWQVMMTHYYAGMDGLFIHPVSDPRVMAGNGTIGLEILEDLPDVDTVVVPYGGGGLACGIATALRARRPQARVLASEVETSAAFSAALAAGAPASITYTPTFVDGIGSARVLDEMWPLAQSLLAGSCVVSIDDIRVAIRQLATRVRVIAEGAGASSVAAACRGMAGGGRVVCVVSGGNINVQVLSEILAAA; this comes from the coding sequence ATGACTGATCACGCGGAGACGCTCGATCTGGCGGCCATCGAAGCCGCCGCCGCGCGCCTGCGGGGCGTGGCCGTGCGCACGCCGCTGGTCCGCTTGCCGGTGGAGGACACGCCGGCCGAGATCTGGCTCAAGCTCGAAACGCTGCAACCGATCGGCGCCTTCAAGATTCGTGGCGCGGCGAACGCGATGGCGCTGGCGTCGGCCGACGAGCTGGCGCGTGGGGTCTACACCTGCAGCGCGGGGAACATGGCACAGGGCGTGGCGTGGATGGCCCGCGCGCGCGGGGTCCCCTGCACCGCCATCGTGCCCGATCACGCGCCGCAGGCCAAGATCGACGCGATCACGCGCCTCGGGGGCACCGTGATTCGCGTGCCGTTTGCCGAGTGGTGGCAGGTGATGATGACGCACTACTATGCGGGAATGGATGGGCTGTTCATTCACCCGGTGAGCGACCCGCGGGTCATGGCCGGCAATGGGACGATTGGCCTCGAGATTCTCGAGGACCTGCCGGATGTAGACACCGTGGTCGTGCCCTATGGCGGCGGCGGGCTCGCCTGCGGCATCGCGACCGCGCTGCGCGCGCGGCGTCCGCAGGCCCGTGTGCTCGCCAGCGAGGTGGAGACCTCGGCGGCCTTCAGTGCGGCGCTGGCGGCCGGTGCGCCCGCCAGCATCACGTACACCCCCACCTTCGTGGACGGGATCGGCAGTGCGCGCGTGCTGGACGAGATGTGGCCGCTGGCGCAGTCGCTCCTGGCGGGCTCGTGCGTGGTGTCGATCGACGACATCCGCGTGGCCATTCGGCAGCTCGCGACGCGCGTCCGCGTCATCGCCGAGGGCGCCGGGGCGTCGAGTGTCGCTGCGGCGTGCCGTGGGATGGCCGGTGGTGGCCGGGTGGTGTGTGTGGTGAGCGGCGGCAACATCAACGTGCAGGTGCTGTCCGAGATTCTCGCCGCGGCATGA
- a CDS encoding alpha/beta hydrolase, which produces MPSILETLRVRERAGTAGADAPVVVLANGFCTTTASWDAVAATIPAAWRVIRFDYAGSAGTPPDAWIPGRHTTLAGHAADVVAMLRALDVREVVFVGHSMSAMIGGLVWKTAPDLVARLVMLGASPRYIDDVGYWGGFTALQIEALVEAASIDLERWIAGFAPIALGEHATRAHLDHFIGNLLEMRPDIALDMVRLVFQLDMRALIPQITCPVDLLQSHFDAAVPPIVGVWLQKRLPQATLDVLPVNGHVPQMTHPGVVAERLSAILGRQLAAKR; this is translated from the coding sequence GTGCCCTCCATCCTCGAGACCCTTCGCGTCAGGGAACGCGCCGGCACCGCCGGTGCCGACGCCCCTGTGGTCGTGCTCGCCAACGGCTTCTGCACGACGACCGCCTCGTGGGACGCCGTGGCGGCGACGATCCCCGCCGCGTGGCGCGTCATTCGCTTCGATTACGCGGGCTCAGCGGGCACGCCCCCGGACGCGTGGATCCCCGGGCGACACACCACGCTTGCGGGACACGCGGCGGATGTCGTCGCAATGCTGCGCGCGCTGGACGTGCGCGAGGTCGTGTTCGTCGGCCACTCCATGAGTGCGATGATCGGTGGCCTCGTCTGGAAGACCGCACCGGATCTCGTCGCCCGGCTGGTGATGCTCGGCGCTTCGCCGCGCTACATCGACGATGTGGGCTACTGGGGCGGCTTCACGGCGTTGCAGATCGAGGCGCTGGTGGAAGCGGCGTCGATCGATCTCGAACGCTGGATCGCCGGCTTCGCGCCGATCGCCCTTGGCGAGCACGCCACGCGCGCCCATCTGGATCACTTCATCGGCAACCTGCTCGAGATGCGTCCGGATATTGCGCTCGACATGGTGCGCCTCGTCTTTCAGCTCGACATGCGGGCGCTCATTCCGCAGATCACCTGTCCGGTGGACCTGCTGCAGAGCCATTTCGACGCGGCGGTGCCGCCCATCGTGGGTGTGTGGCTGCAGAAGCGGCTTCCCCAGGCCACACTCGACGTGCTCCCCGTGAACGGGCATGTGCCGCAGATGACGCACCCCGGAGTCGTCGCCGAGCGTCTGTCGGCCATTCTCGGGCGACAGCTCGCGGCGAAGCGCTGA
- a CDS encoding helix-turn-helix transcriptional regulator, which translates to MPRPVKRAASAASPTDFFLRFPGSTLVITLLADKWTIPVIHELSRGTRRTGELKDALGSVSQKMLTQTLRMLELSGLVERKVYPVVPPRVEYSLTPMGESINEPLAGLCEWVERHGATLAALHARRQRAAAKREATA; encoded by the coding sequence ATGCCTCGCCCCGTCAAGCGCGCTGCCAGTGCGGCCTCGCCCACCGATTTCTTTCTGCGCTTTCCCGGCAGCACGCTCGTCATCACGCTGCTCGCCGACAAGTGGACGATCCCGGTGATTCATGAGCTCTCGCGCGGCACGCGGCGCACCGGAGAGCTCAAGGACGCCCTCGGCAGTGTCTCGCAGAAGATGCTCACGCAAACGCTGCGCATGCTCGAACTGTCGGGCCTCGTCGAGCGAAAGGTGTACCCCGTGGTCCCGCCGCGCGTGGAGTACTCGCTCACCCCCATGGGCGAGAGCATCAACGAGCCGCTGGCCGGCCTCTGCGAATGGGTCGAGCGTCACGGCGCCACCCTCGCCGCCCTCCACGCCCGCCGCCAACGCGCCGCCGCCAAACGCGAAGCCACCGCCTAA
- a CDS encoding type 1 glutamine amidotransferase domain-containing protein → MSLRNSNPLQATRRKRIALVLANPAVSTTTGWPVGFWWSELTHPYYEFTERGYEVVLFSPAGGAVVADAYSDPRDPSGYSASDLISMGFIHTPALAALIETTTPISALDIETFDAIVVAGGQAPMFTFANTPALTDLFVRFYERGKVAAALCHGTALLRDAMLADGTPLVRGKTVTGFANVEEDFADEAVWAMGALPRDRHVMPWRIEDALKALGANYIQAGLWRPFAVRDGNLVTGQQNFSGAETARAVIEALGA, encoded by the coding sequence ATGAGTCTCCGCAACAGCAATCCGCTCCAAGCCACCCGTCGCAAACGCATCGCGCTCGTGTTGGCCAATCCCGCCGTCTCCACCACCACCGGGTGGCCGGTGGGCTTCTGGTGGAGTGAGCTCACTCATCCCTACTACGAGTTCACCGAACGGGGCTACGAGGTGGTCCTCTTCAGTCCGGCAGGCGGTGCCGTCGTGGCCGATGCCTACAGCGACCCGCGGGATCCGAGCGGCTATTCCGCCTCGGACCTGATCAGCATGGGGTTCATCCACACTCCGGCGCTGGCGGCCCTGATCGAGACGACCACGCCCATCAGCGCCCTCGACATCGAGACCTTCGATGCCATCGTCGTGGCCGGTGGCCAGGCGCCGATGTTCACCTTTGCGAACACGCCGGCGCTGACCGACCTGTTCGTGCGCTTCTACGAACGCGGCAAGGTGGCCGCCGCGCTTTGCCACGGCACCGCGCTGTTGCGCGACGCCATGCTCGCCGACGGCACGCCGCTCGTGCGCGGCAAGACGGTCACAGGCTTCGCGAACGTCGAAGAGGACTTCGCGGACGAGGCGGTGTGGGCGATGGGCGCCCTGCCCCGTGATCGGCATGTCATGCCCTGGCGGATCGAGGATGCGCTCAAGGCGCTCGGCGCGAACTACATCCAGGCCGGCCTCTGGCGCCCCTTTGCGGTGCGTGATGGCAATCTGGTGACCGGTCAACAGAATTTCTCAGGCGCCGAAACCGCGCGCGCCGTCATCGAGGCGCTCGGCGCCTAG
- a CDS encoding alpha/beta fold hydrolase, translating to MSTFVLVHGAWLDATCWTPVAARLQAAGHTVRTPDLPGHGADSTPLAGQTLEAYTARVLREVDAAAEPVVLVGHSMGGIVISSVAEQRPERVQRLVYVAAYLLGAGETIRDQQDAASQVPPAMRPAADWSTIGIDPVLMPALFFHDVADTVAAPLIAGSRAEATAPFGTPLTVSDARWGRVPRSYVTTTLDRAVTPALQAQFLAARPCAPVIAMETGHAPFAAQPDTLAAHLLALAVL from the coding sequence ATGTCGACGTTCGTATTGGTGCATGGCGCGTGGCTCGATGCCACCTGTTGGACGCCGGTCGCGGCGCGGTTGCAGGCCGCTGGCCATACGGTGCGCACCCCGGATCTGCCCGGGCACGGTGCCGATTCCACGCCGCTCGCCGGCCAGACGCTCGAGGCGTACACGGCGCGCGTGCTGCGCGAGGTCGATGCCGCGGCGGAACCGGTCGTCCTCGTGGGGCACAGCATGGGCGGCATCGTGATCTCGTCAGTCGCCGAGCAGCGCCCGGAGCGCGTGCAGCGACTGGTGTATGTCGCCGCGTATCTGCTCGGTGCGGGCGAGACGATTCGCGATCAGCAGGATGCCGCCTCGCAGGTGCCCCCGGCAATGCGCCCCGCAGCCGACTGGTCCACGATTGGCATCGACCCGGTGCTCATGCCCGCGCTGTTCTTCCACGATGTCGCCGACACGGTCGCGGCGCCGTTGATCGCGGGGAGCCGCGCCGAGGCCACCGCCCCGTTCGGCACCCCGCTCACGGTGAGCGATGCGCGCTGGGGCCGGGTCCCGCGGAGCTACGTGACCACCACCCTCGACCGTGCCGTGACGCCGGCGCTGCAGGCGCAGTTCCTTGCGGCCCGGCCGTGCGCGCCGGTAATTGCGATGGAGACCGGGCACGCGCCCTTCGCCGCGCAGCCCGACACGCTGGCCGCGCATCTGCTGGCGCTGGCTGTCCTTTAA
- a CDS encoding NADPH-dependent F420 reductase: MQIAILGSGMVGGTLGLRWAALGHAVTFGTRDPSRGTGAIKGLDASAPLPPHVRVASIDDAVRDADVVVLATPWNAVAPLVTTQAAALAGKVLLDATNPLGPGFALQHGAQGESGAEQVQALAPQARVVKIFNTTGYANMAEPRYAGEASVMFSAGNDASAKDVAAELATSLGFECIDAGPLTRARQLEHLAVLWITLAYGGPGQPGLGRDFAFRVVRR, translated from the coding sequence ATGCAGATTGCGATTCTTGGCAGCGGTATGGTTGGCGGGACGCTCGGCCTGCGCTGGGCCGCCCTCGGCCATGCGGTGACCTTCGGCACGCGCGATCCCTCGCGCGGGACGGGTGCCATCAAGGGGCTCGATGCCTCGGCGCCACTGCCACCGCATGTGCGCGTCGCGTCCATCGATGATGCCGTGCGCGACGCCGATGTGGTGGTGCTGGCAACGCCGTGGAATGCCGTAGCGCCGCTGGTCACTACCCAGGCAGCGGCACTCGCCGGCAAGGTGCTGCTCGACGCCACCAATCCGCTCGGACCAGGCTTCGCGCTCCAGCACGGGGCGCAGGGTGAGTCGGGTGCCGAGCAGGTGCAGGCGCTCGCTCCGCAGGCTCGGGTCGTGAAGATCTTCAATACCACCGGCTACGCGAACATGGCCGAGCCGCGGTATGCGGGCGAGGCGAGCGTGATGTTCTCCGCCGGCAATGACGCATCGGCCAAGGACGTCGCCGCCGAGTTGGCCACGTCGCTCGGATTTGAGTGCATCGATGCCGGCCCTCTCACGCGTGCACGCCAGTTGGAGCATCTGGCCGTGTTGTGGATTACCCTCGCCTACGGCGGTCCGGGTCAGCCTGGGCTGGGGCGTGATTTCGCGTTTCGGGTGGTCCGCCGCTAG
- a CDS encoding efflux RND transporter permease subunit: MNLPLRRLSLFDVLASQRRLIYLLVALLSLAGVWAATRLPSAIYPELTFPRVTIVAQGSSLGARQVIFGITRPIEEAVSIVPGVVRVKSRSIRGASEINVTFTERTDMETALQLVRTRVEQIRGDLPADLQIEIERLTPSLFPILNYNLEGGDAATLYDIARYQIKPVLSRIPGVGRVDVQGTDVREIEVIADPARLAAAGLTYDALAQAIKAGIQVDAIGRVARDYKQYLVITAQEAHSVEDIANVAVRGTLRVRDVATVVPGTEDHVRLVAGDGKPAALINVTRQIGGNAVAVRDSVALAVQAIAPTLPPGVHLTPVYDQASLVVDAMTSVRDAMLIGAALAVVILLLFLRHLRITAISAASIPLTLAVSVFVMRLAGQTFNLMTLGAMAIAIGLVIDDSVVITENVVRHLHMTRNRTAAVRDALGEILWPVTTSTLTTVVVFLPLGLLEGVAGQFFAALSLTLTICVLVSLVLAVTIIPLLAAQFLTARDAELEQASTVAPGILARLGRAIDRISDRYADLLGRLLHRPGLMIGAAALLVAGGAVAYLRVGTGFLPEMDEGSFILDYWTPGGTALTETDRQLHIVERILAGTPEVESVSRRTGAELGLFATEQNRGDMSVRLKRRAERDRSIEEVIDEVRGKVAAAVPRVRTEFVPILSDVLDDLSGSSRPMEIKLFGSDLAKLEGYAKVIGPLVAKVEGLEDYYGGIPEPAAELAMAVRGPEAARLGLSPTDVGAAVSSALLGVAAGEVRLDDRAIAVRVRAPDAVRLDAERLAALPVVSPLTKQATPLSALATFHAADVRSEYLRENQQQLVAITAGVENRSLGDVMREVRAILAAHPAPAGIRVEVGGRYASQQEAFRALLLVLALAALSVMAVMLLQFRSFAEPLVVLLAAPLSFVGALLLLLATGTALNVSSFMGLILLVGLIVKNGIILLDFTRHRMHEADVDLETGIRDAARVRLRPILMTTLCTLFGLLPLALGIGAGSELQKPLALAVIGGLALSTPVTLFVVPVLLVAVRGRGWRVPTEAAHASH; this comes from the coding sequence GTGAATCTCCCGCTTCGCCGCCTCTCGCTGTTTGATGTCCTCGCGTCGCAGCGACGGCTCATCTACCTGCTCGTGGCGCTGCTGAGCCTCGCCGGGGTATGGGCGGCCACACGCCTGCCGAGCGCGATCTATCCCGAGCTCACCTTTCCGCGCGTCACGATCGTGGCCCAGGGATCGAGCCTCGGCGCGCGCCAGGTGATCTTTGGCATCACTCGCCCCATCGAGGAGGCGGTCAGCATCGTCCCCGGTGTGGTGCGGGTGAAGAGTCGGAGTATTCGCGGCGCCAGCGAGATCAACGTGACGTTCACGGAACGCACCGACATGGAGACGGCGCTGCAGCTGGTGCGGACGCGAGTCGAGCAGATTCGCGGCGATCTCCCTGCCGATCTGCAGATCGAGATCGAGCGGCTGACGCCGAGCCTGTTTCCGATCCTCAACTACAATCTTGAAGGCGGCGATGCCGCGACGCTGTACGACATCGCCCGCTATCAGATCAAGCCGGTGCTGTCGCGCATTCCGGGCGTGGGGCGCGTGGACGTGCAGGGTACCGATGTCCGGGAGATCGAGGTCATTGCCGACCCGGCGCGGCTCGCGGCGGCGGGGCTGACGTATGACGCGTTGGCGCAGGCCATCAAGGCGGGGATTCAGGTCGACGCCATTGGACGCGTGGCGCGGGACTACAAGCAGTACCTCGTGATCACCGCGCAGGAAGCGCATTCGGTGGAGGATATCGCGAACGTGGCCGTCCGCGGAACGCTCCGCGTGCGCGACGTAGCCACGGTCGTGCCGGGTACCGAAGACCATGTGCGACTGGTCGCGGGCGACGGCAAACCCGCCGCGCTCATCAACGTCACGCGTCAGATTGGCGGGAACGCCGTGGCCGTACGGGACAGCGTGGCGCTGGCCGTGCAGGCCATTGCCCCCACGTTGCCGCCGGGGGTGCACCTCACCCCCGTGTATGATCAGGCCTCGCTGGTGGTAGATGCCATGACCTCCGTGCGCGACGCCATGCTCATCGGCGCGGCCCTGGCGGTCGTCATCCTGCTGCTCTTCCTGCGCCATCTGCGCATCACGGCCATCAGCGCGGCCTCCATTCCGCTCACGCTCGCGGTGAGTGTGTTCGTCATGCGGCTCGCCGGGCAGACGTTCAACCTGATGACCCTCGGTGCGATGGCCATTGCCATTGGCCTGGTGATCGACGACTCGGTAGTCATCACTGAAAACGTGGTGCGGCATCTGCACATGACCCGCAACCGCACCGCCGCCGTCCGCGATGCGCTGGGCGAGATTTTGTGGCCCGTGACCACGAGCACGCTCACCACGGTAGTCGTGTTTCTGCCGCTTGGGCTGCTGGAGGGAGTCGCCGGCCAGTTCTTTGCGGCGCTGTCGCTCACGCTCACGATTTGCGTGCTCGTGTCGCTGGTGCTGGCGGTGACGATCATTCCCCTGCTGGCGGCGCAGTTTCTGACCGCACGCGATGCGGAGCTGGAGCAGGCGTCGACGGTGGCGCCCGGAATACTGGCGCGCCTGGGGCGAGCCATTGACCGGATCTCTGATCGGTATGCCGATCTGTTGGGTCGCCTGCTGCATCGCCCCGGGCTCATGATCGGCGCGGCCGCCCTGCTTGTCGCGGGCGGTGCCGTGGCGTATCTGCGCGTCGGCACCGGATTTCTTCCGGAGATGGACGAGGGCTCGTTCATTCTGGATTACTGGACGCCCGGCGGGACCGCGCTCACCGAGACCGATCGTCAGCTCCATATCGTGGAGCGGATTCTGGCCGGCACGCCTGAAGTGGAGAGCGTGTCGCGGCGGACGGGCGCCGAACTGGGGCTCTTTGCCACCGAGCAGAATCGCGGCGACATGAGTGTGCGCCTCAAGCGACGCGCCGAACGGGACCGCTCCATCGAGGAAGTCATCGACGAGGTACGCGGCAAGGTGGCGGCAGCCGTGCCACGCGTGCGGACCGAGTTCGTGCCGATTCTGAGTGATGTGCTCGACGACCTGTCGGGGTCCTCGCGCCCCATGGAGATCAAACTCTTCGGATCGGATCTCGCCAAGCTCGAGGGCTACGCCAAGGTGATCGGCCCGCTGGTGGCGAAGGTGGAGGGACTCGAGGACTACTACGGCGGGATCCCCGAACCGGCTGCCGAACTGGCCATGGCGGTCCGCGGCCCCGAGGCGGCGCGGCTGGGGCTGAGCCCCACCGATGTGGGCGCCGCGGTGAGCAGCGCGCTGCTGGGTGTTGCGGCGGGCGAGGTACGGCTCGACGATCGGGCGATTGCCGTCCGAGTGCGCGCGCCGGACGCGGTGCGGCTCGATGCCGAACGGTTGGCCGCCTTACCGGTGGTGTCGCCCCTCACCAAACAGGCGACGCCGCTGTCGGCCCTCGCGACCTTTCATGCGGCCGATGTGCGCAGCGAGTATCTGCGTGAGAATCAGCAGCAGCTGGTCGCCATTACGGCGGGTGTCGAGAACCGGTCCCTGGGTGATGTGATGCGCGAGGTGCGCGCGATTCTCGCGGCACATCCCGCGCCCGCCGGTATTCGCGTGGAGGTGGGCGGCCGATATGCGAGTCAGCAGGAAGCATTTCGCGCCTTGCTGCTGGTGCTGGCGCTCGCCGCGCTCAGTGTGATGGCCGTGATGCTGCTCCAGTTCCGCTCGTTCGCCGAGCCGCTAGTGGTGCTGCTGGCTGCACCACTGTCATTCGTGGGCGCTCTCCTCCTGCTGCTCGCCACCGGCACGGCGCTCAATGTGTCGAGCTTCATGGGGCTCATTCTGCTGGTCGGCCTCATTGTGAAGAACGGCATCATTCTGCTCGACTTCACGCGGCACCGCATGCACGAGGCCGATGTGGACCTCGAGACGGGCATTCGCGACGCCGCGCGCGTGCGGCTGCGCCCGATTCTCATGACCACGCTCTGCACGCTCTTCGGGCTGCTGCCGCTCGCGCTTGGCATCGGCGCCGGCAGTGAGCTGCAGAAGCCGCTCGCCCTCGCGGTCATCGGCGGGCTGGCGCTCTCCACGCCGGTGACGCTGTTCGTGGTGCCCGTGTTGCTGGTAGCGGTGCGCGGGCGTGGCTGGCGCGTGCCGACCGAAGCGGCGCACGCAAGTCACTGA
- a CDS encoding efflux RND transporter periplasmic adaptor subunit, with protein MALPQFPCRIRWSALLLLAACTTREPAQATADTADAKAAAAAPSAEPAGDEPKVQAVVAATVVPVQQTSFDETLDVVGAVVAHPGRVAQLAAPAPTRVARVGAIVGQSVAAGAMLVEFEVAPFEAAKVGADRALEVAEKALVRAQRLADAGVLPRKEAEAAQADVANAQAAAVNARRARELAVLRAPFAGVVTRQLAVLGGSVDPSQPLVEVADPNAQDVLLTVSPSDVARVRTGGAVTLFSGGSAGAPEGTAVATGRVADVGAAVDSAAGGVFVRVAIRTRQRPLRFGETLVGRVGLGTHANALVVPTEALVPNGEGYRVFVVDSAGVAHATDVQVGGRSATGVWIREGLTAGMQVVTGGAYGMDDGARVAPVKK; from the coding sequence ATGGCACTCCCGCAATTCCCCTGTCGGATCCGATGGAGTGCGCTGCTGCTGCTGGCAGCGTGCACCACGCGCGAGCCGGCGCAGGCCACCGCCGATACGGCCGACGCCAAGGCGGCGGCCGCTGCACCGAGCGCCGAACCGGCGGGCGACGAACCGAAAGTGCAGGCCGTCGTCGCGGCGACCGTGGTGCCGGTACAGCAGACGAGTTTCGATGAGACGCTCGACGTGGTGGGGGCGGTGGTCGCGCATCCCGGGCGCGTCGCCCAACTCGCGGCACCGGCGCCGACGCGCGTGGCGCGGGTCGGCGCGATCGTCGGTCAGTCGGTGGCCGCGGGCGCGATGCTGGTGGAGTTCGAGGTCGCGCCGTTCGAAGCCGCGAAGGTTGGAGCCGATCGGGCGCTTGAAGTCGCCGAGAAGGCGCTGGTGCGCGCGCAGCGCCTGGCGGACGCGGGAGTGTTGCCGCGCAAGGAGGCGGAAGCCGCGCAGGCCGACGTCGCGAACGCCCAGGCCGCCGCGGTGAACGCGCGGCGCGCCCGCGAACTGGCGGTCCTGCGCGCCCCCTTCGCGGGCGTGGTGACGCGGCAGCTGGCGGTGCTCGGCGGGAGCGTCGACCCCAGTCAACCGCTGGTCGAAGTGGCCGACCCCAATGCGCAGGATGTGCTGCTGACCGTCTCTCCCAGCGATGTGGCGCGGGTGCGCACCGGTGGTGCCGTGACGCTCTTCAGTGGCGGCAGCGCTGGCGCGCCGGAAGGCACCGCGGTCGCGACCGGGCGCGTGGCCGATGTGGGGGCGGCGGTGGACAGCGCGGCCGGCGGGGTGTTCGTCCGGGTCGCGATCCGCACGCGGCAGCGCCCGCTGCGCTTTGGCGAAACGCTGGTGGGGCGGGTTGGGCTCGGAACGCACGCGAACGCGCTGGTGGTGCCCACCGAGGCGCTGGTGCCGAACGGCGAAGGGTATCGCGTCTTTGTGGTGGACAGCGCTGGGGTGGCGCACGCGACCGATGTGCAGGTAGGCGGGCGATCAGCCACCGGTGTGTGGATTCGCGAGGGGCTTACCGCTGGCATGCAGGTGGTGACCGGCGGGGCGTACGGCATGGATGACGGGGCCAGGGTGGCGCCGGTGAAGAAGTGA